The Salegentibacter sp. Hel_I_6 region CGCTATGGCGACGATATTCCTATTGAATTACACCCAAAAATTAGAAGTGAGGAAGCCTGTTATAAATCTTCTTCAAGAGCGGTTGCGCTGGCTAAAAAAACCGGAGCAAGATTGCATGTTTTTCATGTTTCTACAGCAAAGGAGCTAAGCTTGTTTAGTAATAAGAAAAAGCTTAAAGATAAAAAGATCACTGCTGAAGTTTGTATACACCACCTTTGGTTTAATGATTCTGATTATCAAAAAAAGGGAACGTTGATAAAATGGAACCCGGCGGTAAAGACCAAAAATGATCAGGAAGCTTTAATGAAAGCTTTAAATGATGATTTACTGGATGTCGTAGCCACAGATCATGCACCGCATACCAAAGAAGAAAAGAAAAATGTTTATACCAAAGCCCCAAGCGGCGGTCCTTTGGTACAGCATTCACTTGCAGCAATGTTACAATTTTATCATCAGGAAAAAATTTCTTTAGAAAAAATTGTAGAAAAAATGTGTCATAATCCTGCTATCTTATTTGATATAAAAGACCGCGGATTTATTCGTGAAGGTTATAAGGCCGATTTGGTACTGGTAGATCTAAACGCGCCATGGGCCGTACAACCAGATAATATTCAGTATAAGTGCGGTTGGTCTCCATTTGAAGGGGTAACCTTTAAATCTCGAGTAACGCACACTTTTGTAAACGGAAACCTGGTTTATAGAAATTTCAAACATCAGCCTTTTGCAAATGTGGCAGAGCGTTTGCAGTTTGATCGATAATATGTTAAAAAAACTATTTTTAGTTTTAAGTATTGCGGCTTTCGCCGCCTGCCAGGATATTGATAAATCTGAAAAGTCTAATGATCTTATTCCGGAGGAAAAAATGGTAGATGTGATCACCGAAATTTCCCTGATGCAATCGGCACGTAATTTCAATAAGCGGCTTTACGAAAATTCAGGAATAAAGGGGGAAGAGTATATTTTTAAAAAATATAATGTAGACAGTCTTCAGTTAAAACGAAGTAATAATTATTACGCTGATAATTATGTAATCTACCAGCGCATTTATGATAGTGTTAAAAAGCGTTTCGAAAAAATGAAAGTTAAGCTTGATACACTTCAAAATCAGGAAAGGCGAATTAGAGATTCTATTGCCGAAGCAAAGAGGGATTCTTTGGGAGAGAAAGTAGACTCGTTAAATCCTGAATTAGAAAAAAGAGTAGATGAGCTTTCTGATTCTTTAATTAAGGAAAAAGATTCTTTGCGAGAAAGTGCTATAGATAGTCTGGTAGAACCGATATCCAGAAATTAACCTTTATCTTTTTTATAATACCTGGCCGTTTCATTGATGACGTTTTTCATTGGTGTAAATTCAAAATCAAGAGTTTCCTTTATTTTTTTGCTAGAGTATTTTGAATGTTGAAATAAGGTATTTACAGTATTTCTGGTAATTTCTCTTTTTGCACCAAAAAAACCTCCGATTTTCTGAAAAAGCCATCCAAGCCAGACCATCCATTTCTTTAGTGCTTTTTTGGGTTTTGGTTTATCTAATTCAGCGGCAGTTAGATCGAAAAATGTTTTAAAACTAAGGTTTTCGGAAACAAGTATATAGGCTTCATTTTTAATTTCAGCTTCCATTAATTCCTGCATGAGAGTTACCAAATCTTTTACCCCAACGAACCCGGCTATTTTAGGAAAGTGATAATTCATTCCCTTATCGATTTTATAAAAAATTTGACCTGTTCCTTCATTCCAAAATCCGGGACCAATTATAATTCCGGGTTTTACAATTACTGTGGGGATGCCTTCCTGGGTGCCTCGCCAGGCTTCAATTTCGGCGCCATATTTAGAAATCGCATAATCGCTGTGGTCGTCTTCGGGATTCCAGATCGCGTCTTCTGTAATTTCTTTGTTATTTAAACTTTTCCCAAGTGCAGCTACACTGCTTACGTAACATAGTTTCCTAACTTTAAAAGCAACGCACAGGTTTAGAATATTTGCGGTTCCTTCAATATTGATTTTCCGCAATTTTTTATCGTCTGCGGGATCGAAAGATACCAATGCTGCACAGTGATAAACAAACTCTATATTTTCAAAAGCGATATTAAGTTGAGGTACGTTTGTTATATCAGCTTCAAACCATTCTATTTTTTGGAAAAGTCTTTTCGCTTCTGTAGGAGAAGTGTAGTAGTTAAAAATTTTTTCAACAGCAGCGAGATCACTGCTATGACGATGAAGCGCCCGTACTTTTTTGCCGGCCTTTAATAAGTTCAGCAATAAATGTGAGCCCACTAATCCGGTGCCGCCTGTAACTAAAATCATGTGGTAAATATACCAAAACCGCTTAGGAAAAATAAGAGATTATAGCAACTTTACGGAAAACTCTTGAATTAAATTTGTGAGGAGTTCCACCTTTTTAAAAAGGTATATCCCGAAATTTTCCTGTGTATTTTCTTTAGAAGGATTTGGTGAAAAATCGGAAATCATTACACATAGGTTTGTCTGGAATTAAAAATGTTTTTTATAAAATGCATCGTAGGCTTGCTCATAGGTGATTTACTATTATTTTTGTGCAAAATTATTAGAATCATGAATAAGAACTTTGTAGAGGAACTTACCTGGAGAGGCATGTTGCACGATGTAATGCCGGGCACCGAAGAACATTTAAAAGAAGGAATGCGCGGCGCTTATGTGGGAATAGATCCAACCGCCGATTCCTTGCATATTGGTCATTTAGTGAGTGTGATGATGCTTAGACATTTTCAGCTTTGTGGTCATAAACCTTTTGCTTTAATTGGCGGCGCTACGGGAATGATTGGTGATCCTTCAGGGAAATCTGCAGAGAGAAATTTGCTTGATGAAAAAACTTTACGTCACAACCAGCAGTCTATAAAAAATCAACTTTCTAAATTTTTGGAGTTCGGGAAGGAAGAGGAGAATGCTGCGGTAATGGTGAATAATTATGACTGGATGAAGAATTTCAGTTTTCTGGAGTTTATTCGGGATGTTGGAAAGCATATTACCGTAAATTATATGATGGCCAAAGATTCAGTAAAAAAGCGGTTATCTTCTGATGCTGCCGAAGGAATGTCTTTTACTGAATTTACTTACCAATTGGTGCAGGGTTATGATTTTCTACACTTGTTCAGGGAAAATGACTGTACTCTACAAATGGGCGGAAGTGACCAGTGGGGAAATATCACTACCGGTACCGAGATGATTCGCCGAATTGGAAATGGAAAAGGTTATGCTTTAACCTGCCCGTTAATTACGAAAGCTGACGGGACTAAATTTGGCAAAACCGAAGGCGGAAATGTATGGCTGGATCCAAATCGTACATCTCCCTATAAATTCTACCAGTACTGGTTAAACACCAGTGATGTTGATGCTGAAAAATATATCAAAATCTTTACTTTATTAAGTAAAAATGAAATAGAGAAGTTGGTTGAAGAACATAAGGAAGCGCCACACTTAAGGGGTCTACAAAAAACTTTAGCTGAAGAGATTACAGTAATGGTTCACTCCCGTGAAGATTATGAGAATGCCGTAAAAGCTTCTGAAGTGCTCTTTGGAAAAAGTACCGCTGCCGATTTAAAATCTTTGAACGAAGCTACTTTTTTAGATGTTTTTGAAGGGGTGCCACAAGCTGAAATTGCAAAATCTGAAATAGAAAGTGGCCTGGATATGATCGCAGCTTTAGCAGCTAAAACAGATTTTCTAAAATCTAATGGAGAAGCCAGAAGAGCTTTAAAAGAGAATTCAATTTCTGTAAATAAAGAAAAAGTAAAAGAAGATTACAGCATCACTCCGCAGGATTTAATTAATGATAAGTATATCATTATCAATAAGGGGAAGAAAAATACGTATATAATAAGAGCGGTTTAAGAAAAATAGTTGTTATTACAAAGCCCCGTAAACAGGGA contains the following coding sequences:
- a CDS encoding dihydroorotase, with the translated sequence MKKVLIKNAKIVNEGKIKEADVFIEGGIIVEISESISAKSPDVQIFDAEGTHLIPGVIDDQVHFREPGLTHKENIEMGSRAAVAGGITSFIEMPNTIPQTTTIEELENKFELAAAKSYANYSFMFGGTNDNLEEILKVDPKTTAALKLFLGSSTGNMLVDDEKVLEQIFSKSPLLIAVHCEDEDTIQKNLQECIERYGDDIPIELHPKIRSEEACYKSSSRAVALAKKTGARLHVFHVSTAKELSLFSNKKKLKDKKITAEVCIHHLWFNDSDYQKKGTLIKWNPAVKTKNDQEALMKALNDDLLDVVATDHAPHTKEEKKNVYTKAPSGGPLVQHSLAAMLQFYHQEKISLEKIVEKMCHNPAILFDIKDRGFIREGYKADLVLVDLNAPWAVQPDNIQYKCGWSPFEGVTFKSRVTHTFVNGNLVYRNFKHQPFANVAERLQFDR
- a CDS encoding NAD-dependent epimerase/dehydratase family protein, which translates into the protein MILVTGGTGLVGSHLLLNLLKAGKKVRALHRHSSDLAAVEKIFNYYTSPTEAKRLFQKIEWFEADITNVPQLNIAFENIEFVYHCAALVSFDPADDKKLRKINIEGTANILNLCVAFKVRKLCYVSSVAALGKSLNNKEITEDAIWNPEDDHSDYAISKYGAEIEAWRGTQEGIPTVIVKPGIIIGPGFWNEGTGQIFYKIDKGMNYHFPKIAGFVGVKDLVTLMQELMEAEIKNEAYILVSENLSFKTFFDLTAAELDKPKPKKALKKWMVWLGWLFQKIGGFFGAKREITRNTVNTLFQHSKYSSKKIKETLDFEFTPMKNVINETARYYKKDKG
- a CDS encoding DUF4296 domain-containing protein, producing MLKKLFLVLSIAAFAACQDIDKSEKSNDLIPEEKMVDVITEISLMQSARNFNKRLYENSGIKGEEYIFKKYNVDSLQLKRSNNYYADNYVIYQRIYDSVKKRFEKMKVKLDTLQNQERRIRDSIAEAKRDSLGEKVDSLNPELEKRVDELSDSLIKEKDSLRESAIDSLVEPISRN
- the tyrS gene encoding tyrosine--tRNA ligase; the protein is MNKNFVEELTWRGMLHDVMPGTEEHLKEGMRGAYVGIDPTADSLHIGHLVSVMMLRHFQLCGHKPFALIGGATGMIGDPSGKSAERNLLDEKTLRHNQQSIKNQLSKFLEFGKEEENAAVMVNNYDWMKNFSFLEFIRDVGKHITVNYMMAKDSVKKRLSSDAAEGMSFTEFTYQLVQGYDFLHLFRENDCTLQMGGSDQWGNITTGTEMIRRIGNGKGYALTCPLITKADGTKFGKTEGGNVWLDPNRTSPYKFYQYWLNTSDVDAEKYIKIFTLLSKNEIEKLVEEHKEAPHLRGLQKTLAEEITVMVHSREDYENAVKASEVLFGKSTAADLKSLNEATFLDVFEGVPQAEIAKSEIESGLDMIAALAAKTDFLKSNGEARRALKENSISVNKEKVKEDYSITPQDLINDKYIIINKGKKNTYIIRAV